The Pirellulales bacterium genome contains the following window.
CGTAGGTCCCGATTCGACGTCCTGCATTGATCGCTTAAGATCAGCGGACCCGATGGCCTGCATCACTGGAGACTGGGAACAATACGTTCTGCAGCAGCTCGCCACGGACGAACTCCATGTGAAGTCGCGGGCCGCCGTTGAGGTTGTTCGTAGTCGGCTGCTCTTCCCCTCGGGAGACGAGGCGGGTTCCAGCCGTTTGGACTTCCTTGCCTCGCTGCCGACCAGCCTGTCGATAGGAGACGTTCTCTTCGTTCACGGCTCGCCGCGACAGACCGATGAGTACATCTTCCCCGAGGATGCTTATAACACCCGCAAGCTTGAAAAGCTCTTCGCGGGCTTTCCAAAAATCTGCGTGCATGGGCAAGCCCCGATTCGCAGCGTCATCTACGAAGACGGCGAGCATTTCGAGGTGAAAGGGCCCGAGCGCCATCAGCTACGACCAAACGTGAAGGTACTCGTCGGTGTTGGCAGCGTTACCCTGGCAGCCGCACAGGGGAACAGCCTTGGCTATGCGATTGTGGAAGATGACGCCGTGGAGTTTCGGTAGGTCGGGCCGATTCGACATTGCCTACCGCAACAGCCTCTCCTTGGCCCCGAAGGGGCCTAGTCGTGTAGCCGTGGGCGCAAGCCCACGGTACTAATTCGCAATGAGATTCGTCGTAAGCCCTGAAGGGGCGACATACGACAAACCTGAAATCGATGTCGCCCCTCCGGGGCTTGCAGGGCGCTACGAGACGTTTACCCGTGGGCTTGCGCCCACGGCTACACGATTTCGCCCCTGCGGGGCTCCCCGCCGTCGCGATGTTCGGCTATCGAGCCGTGGCGTCTTGGGCCGTCGATAGGCCAAGAAGTACCTACTCGTCGTCCGCTGCCTTCTTCGCCTTGCTCGTTTTCTTCTTGGCGGACTTTTTCGCCGGCTTCGCACTCGCGCTGCCGGCCGGCTTCTTCTTTGCCGCGCGGAGTTTCTGCCGATCCGACGGCCCCGCTTCGGCCCGCGCCGCCAAGAGGGCGAGCGCCTGTTCGAGCGTTACTTCTTCGATCGGTTGCTGCTTCGGCACCGAGGCGTTCGTGACGCCGTCGGCCACGTAGGGGCCGTAACGCCCTTCGAGCAGCTTCACCTCTTGTTTCGTGACCGGCGAAGTGCCCAGCACCTTCAGAGGTTCCTTGGCGGCGCCAAAGCCCCGACGCTGCTTTTTCGGCTGGTTCAACAGCTCCACAGCTTGCTCGAAGGTCACGTCCAACGGCGAGATATCCGGCGGCAGGCTGCGCGTCTCTTCGCCTGATTTGACATACGGTCCAAAGCGCCCGTTATAGGCCGTGATCTTCTGCCCCGTCGTAGGATGGTTGCCCAGATCGCGCGGGATCGACAGTAGCTTGAGAGCGACGTCGATCGTGACGTCCTCGGGCTTCATCCCCTTGAGCAGCGACGCGTTCTTCGGCTTCTCCTCGTCGTCGGGAACGCCCATCTGCACGTAAGGACCGAAACGGCCGGTCTTGATGAAGATCGGCTTGTTCGTTTCCGGGTCGTAGCCGAGCGGCTTTTCCCCTTCGGCGGCCTGGTCGAGCAGTTGCAACGCGGCCTCGATGGTCATTTCATCGGGGGACACTGTCTCGGGAATGCTGGCCCGCCGCTCCCCTTGCTCCAGGAACGGACCATACCGCCCGACGCGCACGAAAATCTGTTCCCCGCCGTCGGGCTGCCCCAGGTAGATGCGGCTGATGTCGCGAGCGTCGATCTCGTCGACCTTATTCTCGAGCTGCTTCTTGAGCCCGGACTGCCCGTTGCCGAAGTAGAAATCCTTCAAGTAATCGGTGTATTTGCGCTCACCCCGGCTGATGGCGTCCAGGTCGTCTTCCATCTGCGCGGTGAAGCGATAGTCGACCAGCGCCGGCAGATGCTCGGAGAGCAATTGCGAAACCGAAAACGCCACCCACGTCGGCACCAGGGCGTTGCCGCGCTTCACGACATACTCGCGGGCGAGAATCGTTTCGATGATCACGGCGTACGTGCTCGGCCGGCCGATTCCCAACTCCTCGAGCGCTTTGGTCAATGTGGCTTCATTGTAGCGCGCCGGCGGTTGCGTGTTGTGCTCCTTTGTCTCGAGCTCGCGGCACGACAAGACTTCGCCGACGGCCACATCCGGCAGGATGGTCTCCTTGTCGGCCAGCTCGGCGGCCGGATCGTCAGCCCCCTCGACATAGGCTCGCAGGTAGCCGGGGAAGTCGATCGTCTTACCGCCGACCTGAAACGTTGCGTCGGCACCTTCGATCGTGATCGAAATCCGGCGGCCGCGGGCATCGGCCATTTGACTGGCCACGGTGCGCTTCCAGATCAGGTCGTAGATCTTGAATTCGTCGGCCGACAGCGTGTTGCGCAGCGACTCGGGAAACGCAAACGGATGCCCGGCCGGGCGAATCGCTTCGTGCGCTTCTTGCGCGTTCTTCACCTTTGTGCGATATTCGCGGGCGGCGGCGGGCAGAAATTCTTTGCCGTACTGCGACGAGACAAGCTCGCGCGCCGCCTCGATGGCGACCGTGGCGAGGTTGGTCGAGTCGGTACGCATGTAAGTAATGTGGCCATTCTCGTACAGGCTCTGCGCCACCTGCATTGTGCGTCGGGCCGTGTACCCTAGTTTGCGGTTCGCTTCTTGCTGCAAGGTGCTGGTCGTAAACGGTGGATACGGCTTGCTCGTGTACGGCTTGTCGTCGACCGACGTAACGCGGAATTCGGCCGGCTTCAACTTCGTAGCCAGGTCGATGGCCTGCTGCTCGTTGAGGATCAGCAGGTTGTCGTCCTTGGGCTTACCCGTCGCCGGGTCGAAATCCTTGGCGGCCGGCACGCGCCGTTTCTGGTAGCTCTGCAATCCGGCTTGCAGCGTCTGGCCCGTCGTCTTGGCGAACAAGCCCAGCAGGTCCCAATATCGGGCCGAGACGAAACGCATGCGCTCGCGTTCACGCTCGACGATCAGGCGCACCGCCACGCTTTGCACCCGGCCGGCCGACAGCCTTGGTCGCACCTTGCGCCACAATAGCGGCGAAACCTCGTACCCGTAGAGCCGATCGACAATGCGGCGCGTTTCCTGCGCCTTGACCAGATCGTCGTCGATCTCGCGCGGGTGCTCGAGCGCCTCGTGGATCGCCTCGGACGTGATTTCATGAAACACCAACCGGCGAACGGGCACCTTGGGCTTCAACAGCTCGCGCAGATGCCAACTGATCGCTTCGCCTTCGCGGTCTTCGTCCGTCGCCAGATACAACTGGTCGGCATCCTTCAGCAGTCCCTTCAGCTTGCGAACTTGCTGCGTCTTGCCCGGCGGGATGATATAGACCGGGTCGAAATCCTTGTTGACGTTGACGCCCAGGTAGGCCCAGTCTTCGTTCTTGTACTCGGCGGGAATCTGCTTGGCGCCCTGCGGCAAATCGCGCACGTGCCCGATGCTGGCCTCGATCACATAGCCGGGCCCGAGAAACTTGCTGATCGTTCGCGCCTTGGCGGGCGATTCGACGATCACCAGTGCTTGTCCGTTAGAAGCCGATTTACGCGCCATAGGGTCGTTCGATGCTGTCGGAGAAGAGAATCTGCGGGGTGCTCGTTTGGATCTTCGGCCTGGCTGCAACCGGCAGACTGGGTATTCGCGCCCGCGGTTGCATCTGCTTGCGACCTTGTTACCGAGGCAACTCGGCCAACTTTTGTATGTAACGGCCAACGTCCCCTACGGGCATGACCACTTTATCTTCGCGCCGGCGCAATCCGAGGCAGCCGTGTCCGTTGGAGGTGTGCCGAGTCGACGTGACTCCTGTTTGGCATTGCGTTTACGTCGATTCCCCCTACAATCGGGACCATCGCAATTTGTGGGCCAAGACGCCCACTCCTTAACCTTTCGATTACCCGGCTGTCAAGGCTTGTTGTCGGCCGCGCTGCCGTGGTTTGCAAGGATATTTCGCATGGCTAGCCCCTTTGCACTCTTCCGTAAGCACGAGCGTTGGATGATGGCCATCCTGGGCGTCATGGCCATGGTGGCCTTCGTGTTCCTGGGCCCTCTTCTCGATTTTCGCGGCATGCGCGGCAGCGCGCAGGACCCGGTCGTCGCCGAGACCAAACTGTACGGCGACATCCATGAATCGGACCTGGGGCGGATGCTCATGGCCCGCAACCTGGTCAACCGGTTCGCGCAACAAACGTTCGCGATGCTATACGGCTTTTCGCCGCCGGGATAT
Protein-coding sequences here:
- a CDS encoding metallophosphoesterase; this encodes MRIAVLSDIRGFLAPLNSALDDIRSQNVDQIVCLGDIVGVGPDSTSCIDRLRSADPMACITGDWEQYVLQQLATDELHVKSRAAVEVVRSRLLFPSGDEAGSSRLDFLASLPTSLSIGDVLFVHGSPRQTDEYIFPEDAYNTRKLEKLFAGFPKICVHGQAPIRSVIYEDGEHFEVKGPERHQLRPNVKVLVGVGSVTLAAAQGNSLGYAIVEDDAVEFR
- the topA gene encoding type I DNA topoisomerase, with translation MARKSASNGQALVIVESPAKARTISKFLGPGYVIEASIGHVRDLPQGAKQIPAEYKNEDWAYLGVNVNKDFDPVYIIPPGKTQQVRKLKGLLKDADQLYLATDEDREGEAISWHLRELLKPKVPVRRLVFHEITSEAIHEALEHPREIDDDLVKAQETRRIVDRLYGYEVSPLLWRKVRPRLSAGRVQSVAVRLIVERERERMRFVSARYWDLLGLFAKTTGQTLQAGLQSYQKRRVPAAKDFDPATGKPKDDNLLILNEQQAIDLATKLKPAEFRVTSVDDKPYTSKPYPPFTTSTLQQEANRKLGYTARRTMQVAQSLYENGHITYMRTDSTNLATVAIEAARELVSSQYGKEFLPAAAREYRTKVKNAQEAHEAIRPAGHPFAFPESLRNTLSADEFKIYDLIWKRTVASQMADARGRRISITIEGADATFQVGGKTIDFPGYLRAYVEGADDPAAELADKETILPDVAVGEVLSCRELETKEHNTQPPARYNEATLTKALEELGIGRPSTYAVIIETILAREYVVKRGNALVPTWVAFSVSQLLSEHLPALVDYRFTAQMEDDLDAISRGERKYTDYLKDFYFGNGQSGLKKQLENKVDEIDARDISRIYLGQPDGGEQIFVRVGRYGPFLEQGERRASIPETVSPDEMTIEAALQLLDQAAEGEKPLGYDPETNKPIFIKTGRFGPYVQMGVPDDEEKPKNASLLKGMKPEDVTIDVALKLLSIPRDLGNHPTTGQKITAYNGRFGPYVKSGEETRSLPPDISPLDVTFEQAVELLNQPKKQRRGFGAAKEPLKVLGTSPVTKQEVKLLEGRYGPYVADGVTNASVPKQQPIEEVTLEQALALLAARAEAGPSDRQKLRAAKKKPAGSASAKPAKKSAKKKTSKAKKAADDE